A region from the Drosophila bipectinata strain 14024-0381.07 chromosome 3R, DbipHiC1v2, whole genome shotgun sequence genome encodes:
- the kmr gene encoding uncharacterized protein kmr isoform X6: MFGCIYQLWDWLEAPPLFTAGTMDAKKLQQLQEAAILAQQQKKLPLAYQTNLVDYRTAAYSQALYQQSPTATSSSGGGPLSPIEMQPQSKHHGLLKHGGGGGNSSSSHSSPYHQSYSSSGGGTAAEQLYQSPTERTYLAAAGRLQANNATAGHHPISALQAQYQQLQAAKMQAQMATQNEAAQQQQRTFALRQAMNPPTGHYHMSQSSSMVSNMTTMTQQQQQQHQRAPPSSLNLQNQYQPAQGPLKLQQQQMPKHYQEQLYAHQQQLQQQQQQLHQQQLQQQQQQQQQQQQQQQHRHKTELQTPGSEHGTVYIQQNHPGHVVNQACQTQISAVKPKATPSSEESSTTSAKSPSHAPLDRKKSAGSIQALKSPITKRPPSTPVTLSGWLHKQGSDGLKVWRKRWFVLAEYCLYYYKGPEEEKLLGSVLLPSYRVSACLPEDKIYRKFAFKCEHQNMRTYWLAADNSESMMTWVRALAAASMMQAPSSGESEPSVNSSLNHSGENSDSGIHTLQSQPSKGQPTPSSDGLSGGGGGVSSSQPLYANAPPKPRRSNDGGYSSPSPEHNEQQQQHSSRRLMSPTQQLYQQQQQQQQHQRSQQQQPQQHHAIYDTRTGHVSSALQLQQAQQQYSLDHLEAQFQQQQLDMEEQIARLQQQRAAEEIYGEREMYMAKLLHQQRQAANGSYPTQQQLLHAERRTPDAYGRSKQQRLFAAAQAAADYEDIYNMSQLAGAGGVPMSAQEALLQEAASYRRPLSPPSYDGSKHVPAMPQRYTPNHLEASGADQLINTMDLRARTAAAIVRPHSADFLEYEARAEAAAAAAAAAIAQSQQESGRAPRPKSSLDINRTPDSFYYSEASYADKMRKSALYLQNGAQPQQAGSYRTAAGDINSGVNTIGYENPYERAYKRQELLAEAQAQAHAQASSMPRMSRSASQGRAMGSQLQSPQQEDLPPLNVHPGSIFPPSMSTQEIICKNEQFLRSASARLPKRNGMDDDYSAANSTTTSPTSGAAPSPQHQEGERKREESMKRLLEWKQRMLQSPLTRKGIQQGGSNMSAMSKLGSNPNILLASTAVASGARYAPQAGKTGLVGNGNGNGSAAGNGSASGAGNAATAAGIQRSRSESQANMGPGGVAYNNYSSDDEDATVDENLYKAAAGRSTSTTNTTTTETETETEPRPTTTTTSQQVATTTAAIENHSSSTNLDSPTIATIAATEVAATPSQTVQTVQPVQTTPSTLKATNAKFQLKPILKVHEASKTRIIQVIQAHYSGKEQESELEEGDSEPVPILPKKIAPKSPQNANYVPVYSNKLVSSSNYENMEFGRPIASDSKTAITDPEETPMLMQLKLFKEQQQQKEQLQAPEEDLTPTAESKPIPGEDMNAGVAEDEEDDEDEAEDEDESTACEEYTDDDIDEALAQDEEDADEGSEHLDPETEKLKKEQEEEKELQQIYVNEPITPTDQQFDESHYLPMTPKKVELGQPGVLTLVSMHECYAEEEENHYVEMTKGIEEDDSKSNYEIMCLASSCEVKVTTKSEPVYMELAGVKPAPPPVEEAHCSSGRSTLKKAKKSGSETLKKKTKKRQGKDMPDILKPAKSALALASDSSDADDESSRQQLEAKKLRSRSRFSLSDTFRPASYYLGASTPLNNYAESSDSEILPPPPIPDSPPPMEELKTEEIFSSEHYDTVKRRDSNSKVNLSYEQLPKMHASNTSLNLPKAAPSPTLKSSRLSLPDHFTKMRLTPQRLQVTATPPQQHHARTLSDSNYSCQLTDNSSRTSSDLDLYRRRGQQQRCTSNNSLPLSSENESVEFRQRSDSELDRQRSRRPLSQESISEIESLSEQFEETLSSHELDTYLSHLHLPTGQATPTSHLLNDANAAAGADILTNLIKPPKTFRNAEDEEQHFYGNIHFLSSTDSIQQLGGGSGGLEQLPGGGAAAACLVALHSRNNSNISTQSAPYYYSELPTPPQLNNQRDIHAHGLNIAHIHNPIDRFNVDALVDKDQAIDSKNLYCMKDNNEKLSNKNLKLNNNQLADAVEPPESSGSGSLNPSHSYLTTTKNTNLARKTIGGSDGNPNDGAGEDSDAGSGLGGGGEVGGVTPGKTPSNNVNPNLSVLGGELLWEEDALWRESLRRVSQRHARSLDDLDRITAGPVASTPKAKLSREVTYVNDSQKPRQPAQPQPLNEHDVYVQLLENASLNQDHNDSDVYEVLREETASNLSHKSNELDRETIRQWDAMSSGLMKSHHSNTETTGGHNSGGVAHLPLTSNVRSIIQQLNNSTTSNDDANGNPLASASISVRNVNNLPMGNLTVKPDPSDTHHQQQESAFAPYYGGAAETKYAKNTVLTDRGLYAGNGAGLATSTPQHQQQQFRMRRTGSRAEIDMLERETSSQIRNRLRSAEGLTRAESIQRLDYLKQHLLDLERHYEKSKPLVNLVDNMVKLGSLYRNDANGRVQPTTIERVEFNQRMQERQMLQEEQQQWDRLSPNQAELQAKVHELYQLDQLLQEESGTLQSLQRDKEDLERALGGLRARIQDSNATPMALEAAKKQQHILERELSRVHQLLAENSKKLEQTVAGNARLEQELLLLRQKVQDTRGAATNGIDAAAPMNGDQNAAVLQSELERVQSLVGDMQRQRHELSTAVRQLTENSSRLYQEIGKQEVMNGGGSTNGSLKKRSNSTSWTETDLDSNMLKSGSRQHLNDSSLNLSTPLYVDTNSSSKLNDYNRYNGGGSSDALEMSGMESDGFLESNPFAMGLEKQEIKTVRIVKRESERRHRDRSERGLSSSIQNLDQVMEEEMYAQQQREQNAMYPQNNEEQPMTNGHHSRSKSLPRNYSEPPKPRHSRHMNGKTNGHHHYNNGGGYDYDRNSNYEHQPPPPPAPQSSNGHHHQQREHLNPLANAYFAKQLQQQANPSRDSARVALRTKTDSLQSLNKSLTDLSPEPVFQSVAARQIINEMSAGSASEDTEKVVEKVPPPHKHRRAVPREKRRHYTAPNNVNQKAMEKVQAENDMNRNNTNWRARDDLDMEVALRPRMNAPDVVRSALGQGEKISENTIDNLLLAPNKIVIPERYIPETTPELSPEEKKRRQEKVESIKKMLAEAPISSNENESLPPSKLNAEKKQREHLLQLNQILAQQVMQVSKIVAEKAMAEKANQEEEDELRPESPSEPLPIFQQRDNFYS; encoded by the exons ATGTTTGGCTGCATTTATCAGCTCTGGGACTG GTTGGAGGCGCCACCACTCTTCACCGCCGGCACTATGGACGCCAAGAAGCTGCAACAGCTGCAGGAGGCGGCCATACTTGCGCAGCAGCAGAAGAAGCTGCCGTTGGCGTACCAAACAAACTTGGTGGACTACCGGACGGCGGCCTACAGCCAAGCCCTTTACCAGCAGTCTCCGACAGCCACGAGTTCCAGCGGCGGCGGTCCACTCTCGCCCATCGAGATGCAGCCTCAATCGAAGCACCACGGCCTGCTGAAGCACGGCGGGGGTGGAGGAAACTCCAGCAGCTCACACAGTTCCCCGTACCACCAGTCGTACTCCAGCAGTGGCGGCGGGACGGCCGCTGAGCAGCTCTACCAGTCGCCCACGGAACGCACCTATCTGGCGGCGGCGGGCAGGTTGCAGGCTAATAACGCCACAGCCGGACATCATCCGATCTCGGCACTGCAGGCGCAGTATCAACAGCTCCAGGCAGCCAAGATGCAGGCCCAGATGGCCACCCAAAACGAGGcggcccagcagcagcaacgcaCCTTTGCATTGCGGCAGGCCATGAACCCGCCCACAGGACACTACCATATGAGTCAGTCCTCCAGCATGGTCTCCAATATGACCACGATGacccagcaacagcagcagcaacaccagagGGCACCTCCTTCCTCTCTAAACTTGCAAAATCAATATCAGCCGGCGCAGGGTCCTTTGAagttgcaacagcaacaaatgcCAAAGCACTATCAAGAGCAGCTCTATGCCCATCAGCAGCAactccaacagcagcagcagcaattgcatcagcaacagttgcagcaacaacagcaacagcagcaacaacaacagcagcagcagcagcatcgcCATAAAACGGAGCTCCAAACACCTGGAAGTGAACATGGAACGGTCTACATCCAACAGAATCATCCAGGACATGTGGTGAACCAGGCCTGCCAGACCCAAATATCGGCAGTCAAGCCCAAGGCCACGCCCAGCTCGGAGGAGTCCTCGACCACCTCGGCCAAGAGCCCCTCCCACGCTCCCTTGGATCGCAAGAAGAGTGCCGGATCCATTCAGGCCCTGAAGTCGCCCATTACGAAGAGACCACCATCCACGCCGGTAACTCTGTCTGGATGGTTGCACAAGCAGGGATCCGACGGCCTGAAGGTGTGGCGCAAGCGGTGGTTCGTCTTGGCCGAGTACTGCCTGTACTACTACAAGGGTCCCGAAGAGGAGAAGCTCCTTGGGTCGGTTCTATTGCCATCATATCGGGTATCCGCCTGCTTGCCGGAGGACAAGATATATCGAAAGTTCGCCTTCAAGTGTGAGCACCAGAACATGAGAACCTATTGGCTGGCTGCTGACAATTCCGAGTCGATGATGACGTGGGTGCGAGCATTGGCCGCCGCAAGTATGATGCAGGCCCCCAGTAGCGGGGAGTCGGAGCCCAGTGTGAACTCCTCCCTCAATCACAGTGGAGAGAATTCGGATTCTGGGATTCACACCCTGCAGTCGCAGCCGAGCAAGGGACAACCCACACCCTCGTCGGACGGGTTAagtggaggaggtggtggagtTAGCAGCTCCCAACCCCTGTACGCCAATGCACCGCCCAAGCCCCGACGAAGCAACGATGGGGGCTACTCCTCTCCATCGCCGGAACACAacgaacagcagcagcaacactcTAGTCGCCGATTGATGTCGCCCACGCAGCAGCTgtaccagcaacaacagcagcagcagcaacaccagcgatctcagcagcaacagccgcaGCAACATCATGCCATTTACGACACCAGAACGGGTCATGTCTCCAGTGCCCTGCAACTCCAGCAGGCCCAGCAGCAATACTCACTGGACCACTTGGAGGCGCagttccagcagcagcaactagACATGGAGGAGCAGATTGCCCGACTGCAGCAGCAACGGGCCGCCGAGGAGATCTACGGCGAGCGGGAGATGTACATGGCCAAGCTCCTCCATCAGCAGCGCCAGGCCGCCAATGGCAGCTACCCCACCCAGCAGCAGCTCCTGCATGCGGAGCGGAGGACACCCGATGCCTATGGGCGGTCGAAGCAACAACGTCTCTTTGCCGCCGCTCAAGCTGCAGCGGACTACGAGGATATCTACAACATGTCCCAGCTGGCTGGAGCCGGGGGAGTGCCCATGTCGGCCCAGGAGGCACTACTGCAGGAGGCGGCCAGCTACCGGAGACCGCTTAGCCCGCCCAGCTACGATGGTTCCAAGCACGTGCCGGCCATGCCGCAGCGATACACGCCCAATCACTTGGAG GCCAGCGGCGCTGATCAACTAATCAATACAATGGACTTGCGTGCTCGCACAGCGGCGGCCATCGTGCGTCCGCATTCGGCCGACTTCCTGGAGTATGAGGCGCGTGCCgaggctgctgctgcggctgccgCGGCAGCCATTGCCCAGAGCCAGCAGGAGAGCGGCCGGGCACCCAGACCCAAGTCCAGTTTGGACATCAACCGGACACCGGACAGCTTCTACTATTCGGAGGCGAGTTATGCGGACAAGATGCGAAAGAGCGCCCTCTATCTGCAGAACGGGGCTCAACCGCAGCAGGCGGGAAGCTATCGAACTGCGGCCGGAGATATCAATTCCGGCGTTAACACCATCGGCTACGAGAATCCGTATGAGAGGGCCTACAAGCGACAGGAGCTGCTGGCCGAGGCGCAGGCCCAGGCCCATGCTCAGGCCAGTAGCATGCCCAGGATGAGTCGATCGGCCAGCCAGGGACGAGCGATGGGGTCGCAACTGCAGTCACCGCAGCAGGAGGACCTGCCACCGCTGAACGTGCACCCCGGCTCCATATTTCCGCCATCGATGTCCACCCAGGAGATAATCTGCAAAAACGAGCAGTTCCTGCGTTCCGCCAGTGCTCGACTGCCCAAGAGAAACGGCATGGATGATGACTATTCGGCGGCCAACTCCACCACCACGTCACCCACATCGGGAGCTGCCCCCTCCCCGCAGCACCAGGAGGGTGAGAGGAAGCGGGAGGAGTCCATGAAGCGTCTGCTGGAGTGGAAGCAGCGCATGCTGCAGTCACCTTTGACCCGCAAGGGCATCCAGCAGGGCGGTAGCAACATGTCCGCCATGTCAAAGCTGGGCAGCAATCCGAACATACTTCTGGCATCTACGGCAGTGGCCAGTGGAGCACGCTATGCCCCTCAGGCGGGCAAGACGGGTCTGGTGGGCAACggcaatggcaatggtagTGCAGCCGGAAACGGAAGTGCTTCGGGGGCAGGAAATGCCGCTACAGCCGCAGGAATCCAACGCTCTCGATCCGAATCACAGGCTAACATGGGACCTGGTGGAGTGGCGTACAACAACTACTCCTCGGATGATGAAG ATGCGACTGTGGATGAAAACTTGTATAAAGCGGCGGCAGGAAGgtcaacatcaacaacaaataccacaacaacagaaactgaaacagaaacagaaccacgaccaacaacaacaacaacatcccAACAggtagcaacaacaacagcagcaatagAAAATCATAGCAGTAGCACAAATTTAGACAGTccaacaatagcaacaataGCTGCAACAGAGGTAGCTGCCACACCAAGCCAAACAGTCCAAACAGTGCAACCAGTCCAAACAACACCATCAACACTAAAAGCAACCAATGCCAAATTCCAGCTAAAGCCCATTTTGAAAGTGCATGAGGCGAGCAAGACCCGCATTATTCAGGTGATTCAGGCGCATTATTCAGGAAAGGAGCAGGAGTCGGAGCTGGAGGAAGGGGACTCTGAGCCTGTACCCATTTTGCCAAAGAAAATAGCACCCAAATCGCCGCAGAATGCCAATTATGTTCCCGTGTACAGCAACAAGCtggtcagcagcagcaactacGAGAACATGGAGTTTGGCAGGCCAATCGCCTCCGACAGCAAGACAGCGATTACGGATCCCGAGGAGACACCCATGCTTATGCAACTGAAGCTGTTCAaggagcaacaacagcagaagGAACAACTTCAGGCCCCGGAGGAGGACCTGACACCCACAGCGGAAAGCAAGCCGATTCCCGGCGAGGATATGAATGCGGGCGTTGCGGAAGACGAAGAAGATGATGAGGACGAGGCGGAGGACGAAGATGAGAGCACAGCCTGTGAAGAGTACACTGACGATGACATTGACGAGGCTCTGGCGCAGGACGAAGAGGATGCGGATGAGGGCTCCGAGCACCTGGATCCTGAAACTGAAAAGCTGAAAAAAGAGCAGGAAGAGGAGAAGGAGCTGCAGCAGATTTATGTCAATGAACCCATCACCCCCACCGACCAGCAATTCGACGAGAGTCACTATTTGCCCATGACACCTAAAAAGGTGGAACTGGGCCAGCCTGGTGTCCTCACTTTGGTCAGCATGCACGAGTGCTATGCCGAGGAGGAGGAAAATCACTACGTGGAGATGACCAAGGGCATTGAGGAGGACGATAGCAAGAGCAACTATGAAATCATGTGCCTGGCCAGCTCCTGCGAAGTGAAGGTAACCACCAAATCGGAGCCTGTCTATATGGAACTAGCAGGGGTGAAGCCTGCTCCGCCACCAGTCGAAGAGGCGCACTGTTCCTCAGGCCGATCCACCCTCAAGAAGGCTAAGAAATCAGGAAGCGAAACGCTGAAGAAGAAAACCAAGAAACGTCAGGGAAAGGACATGCCGGATATCCTCAAGCCGGCCAAGAGCGCCTTGGCCTTGGCCAGTGACAGCTCGGACGCGGATGACGAGAGCAGCAGGCAGCAGCTGGAGGCCAAGAAGCTGAGATCCCGATCCCGTTTCAGCCTGTCGGACACCTTTAGGCCGGCTTCCTACTATTTGGGAGCCTCCACGCCCCTCAACAACTATGCCGAGAGTTCTGACAGCGAAATCCTGCCACCGCCTCCCATTCCAGACTCGCCGCCACCCATGGAGGAGCTAAAGACAGAGGAAATATTTTCCTCGGAGCACTACGATACAGTGAAGCGTCGTgacagcaacagcaaagtGAATCTCTCCTACGAGCAGCTCCCCAAAATGCATGCCAGCAATACGTCCTTGAACTTACCCAAAGCTGCTCCAAGTCCTACCCTGAAGAGCAGTCGACTTTCGCTACCCGATCACTTCACCAAGATGAGACTTACGCCTCAGAGATTGCAGGTTACGGCCACGCCTCCGCAGCAACATCACGCCCGTACTCTGTCCGACTCCAACTACAGTTGCCAGTTGACGGACAATAGCTCCCGCACCTCCTCGGACCTGGACTTGTACCGGAGGAGAGGTCAACAGCAGCGGTGCACCAGCAACAATTCGCTACCCCTGAGCAGCGAGAATGAATCGGTGGAGTTCCGCCAGAGATCAGACTCGGAGCTGGATCGCCAGAGGTCGAGGAGACCCCTTTCGCAGGAGTCCATCAGCGAAATCGAGTCCCTGAGCGAACAGTTCGAGGAGACCCTGAGCAGTCACGAGCTGGACACCTACCTGAGCCATTTGCACCTGCCCACGGGTCAGGCCACGCCCACGAGTCACCTGCTGAACGATGCCAATGCCGCTGCCGGAGCAGATATCCTCACAAACCTCATTAAGCCGCCGAAAACATTCCGCAACGCCGAAGACGAGGAGCAGCACTTTTACGGAAACATACACTTTCTCTCCTCCACGGACTCCATTCAGCAGCTAGGCGGAGGCTCAGGTGGATTGGAGCAGTTGCCGGGTGGAGGAGCCGCTGCTGCCTGCTTGGTGGCGCTTCATAGtcgcaacaacagcaacatatCCACTCAATCAGCCCCTTATTACTACTCGGAGCTGCCGACACCACCACAGTTGAATAACCAGCGCGATATACACGCCCATGGCTTGAACATTGCCCACATCCACAACCCCATCGACAGGTTCAATGTGGACGCCTTGGTGGATAAGGATCAGGCTATCGACAGCAAGAACCTGTACTGCATGAAGGATAACAACGAGAAGCTAAGCAACAAGAACCTGAAGCTGAACAACAACCAACTGGCGGACGCAGTGGAGCCACCAGAGAGTAGCGGTAGTGGCTCACTAAACCCATCACATTCATATCTCACAACTACTAAAAACACAAATCTCGCTCGTAAGACGATTGGTGGTAGCGATGGCAACCCTAACGATGGTGCTGGTGAAGATTCGGATGCAGGCAGTGGCTTAGGCGGAGGCGGAGAAGTGGGAGGTGTTACACCTGGAAAGACCCCGTCCAATAATGTGAATCCCAACCTCTCAGTTCTAGGTGGCGAGTTGCTTTGGGAGGAGGATGCTCTCTGGCGGGAAAGCTTACGGCGCGTCTCGCAGCGACATGCCCGATCCCTGGACGACCTGGACAGGATAACAGCAGGTCCAGTCGCCAGCACCCCTAAAGCCAAGTTGAGCCGCGAGGTGACCTATGTGAACGATAGCCAGAAGCCGCGACAGccggcccagccgcagccccTGAATGAACATGATGTCTATGTCCAACTTTTGGAGAACGCATCGCTGAACCAGGATCATAACGACTCCGATGTGTACGAGGTCCTGCGGGAAGAGACGGCCTCCAATTTGTCGCACAAATCCAACGAGCTGGATCGCGAAACCATACGCCAGTGGGATGCCATGTCGAGTGGCCTGATGAAGAGTCACCACAGCAACACAGAGACCACCGGAGGCCATAATTCGGGGGGTGTTGCCCACCTGCCCCTCACCAGCAATGTGCGCTCCATCATCCAACAGCTGAACAATAGCACAACCTCCAATGACGATGCCAATGGCAATCCTCTGGCATCGG CCTCAATATCCGTGCGCAATGTTAACAACCTGCCCATGGGCAACCTCACGGTGAAGCCGGATCCCTCAGATACccaccatcagcagcaggaGTCAGCGTTTGCCCCGTACTATGGAGGAGCCGCCGAGACCAAGTACGCCAAGAACACTGTGCTCACGGACCGCGGACTCTACGCCGGAAACGGAGCCGGATTGGCCACATCCACTccgcagcatcagcagcagcagttccGTATGCGGCGCACCGGTAGTCGGGCGGAAATCGATATGCTCGAGAGGGAGACCAGCAGCCAGATTAGG AATCGCCTGCGCAGTGCCGAAGGTTTAACGCGAGCTGAGAGCATCCAGCGACTGGACTATTTGAAACAGCACCTTTTGGACTTGGAACGGCACTATGAGAAGAGCAAGCCCTTGGTCAATCTGGTGGACAACATGGTCAAGTTGGGTTCACTATACCGGAACGATGCCAACGGCAGAGTCCAGCCAACCACTATCGAGCGTGTGGAGTTCAATCAGCGTATGCAGGAGCGGCAGATGCTGCAGGAAGAGCAGCAGCAATGGGACCGTCTCAGTCCCAATCAGGCCGAGCTACAG GCCAAGGTTCATGAGCTCTACCAACTGGATCAACTCCTGCAGGAAGAGTCTGGAACTCTGCAGAGCCTGCAGCGCGACAAGGAGGACCTTGAGCGAGCTTTGGGTGGTCTGAGGGCTAGAATCCAAGACAGCAATGCCACGCCCATGGCTCTGGAGGCGGCCAAGAAGCAACAACACATTTTGGAGCGCGAACTGTCGCGTGTCCATCAGCTTCTGGCTGAGAACTCAAAG AAACTGGAGCAGACAGTGGCGGGTAATGCTCGACTGGAGCAGGAGCTGCTGCTTTTGCGCCAGAAAGTGCAGGACACTCGAGGAGCTGCCACAAACGGAATCGACGCTGCTGCACCCATGAATGGCGACCAAAACGCAGCTGTTTTACAATCCGAACTGGAGCGTGTCCAGTCCTTGGTGGGGGATATGCAAAGGCAGCGACATGAACTCAGCACCGCAGTGCGCCAGCTGACGGAGAACTCGAGCCGGTTGTACCAGGAGATTGGAAAGCAGGAGGTTATGAACGGTGGGGGCTCCACCAACGGCAGCCTGAAGAAGCGCAGCAACTCGACCAGCTGGACCGAAACGGACTTGGACTCCAATATGCTGAAGAGTGGTAGTCGGCAGCACCTAAACGACTCCAGCCTGAACCTATCCACTCCTTTGTATGTGGACACCAATAGCTCCTCGAAGTTAAACGACTATAACCGCTACAACGGCGGCGGAAGCAGCGATGCCCTAGAGATGAGCGGAATGGAGAgcgatggcttcttggaaAGCAACCCCTTCGCCATGGGCCTGGAGAAGCAGGAAATCAAGACCGTGAGGATTGTGAAGAGGGAATCGGAGCGCCGACATCGGGATCGCAGCGAACGGGGACTGAGCAGCTCCATCCAGAATCTGGACCAGGTGATGGAGGAGGAGATGTATGCCCAGCAGCAGCGCGAACAGAACGCCATGTATCCACAGAACAACGAGGAGCAGCCGATGACCAATGGTCACCACAGCCGCTCCAAGTCACTGCCTAGAAACTACTCTGAACCTCCCAAGCCGCGGCACAGTCGACACATGAATGGAAAGACCAACGGCCACCACCACTACAACAACGGAGGTGGCTATGACTACGACCGGAACAGCAACTACGAGCACCAGCCGCCACCACCGCCGGCACCACAGAGCAGCAATgggcaccaccaccagcagagGGAGCACCTGAACCCGCTGGCCAATGCCTACTTCGCCAAGCAGCTCCAGCAGCAGGCGAATCCTTCTCGCGACAGTGCCCGCGTGGCCTTGCGCACCAAAACCGACTCCTTGCAGAGCCTGAACAAGAGCCTCACGGATCTTAGTCCGGAGCCTGTGTTCCAGAGCGTGGCTGCCCGTCAGATCATCAACGAAATGTCCGCCGGATCGGCCTCTGAGGACACCGAGAAGGTGGTGGAGAAAGTGCCGCCTCCTCACAAGCATCGACGGGCAGTGCCCCGGGAGAAGAGACGTCACTATACTGCCCCGAATAATGTCAATCAGAAGGCCATGGAGAAGGTGCAGGCCGAGAACGATATGAATCGCAAT AACACTAACTGGCGAGCTCGCGATGACCTGGACATGGAGGTGGCTCTGCGGCCGCGAATGAATGCCCCCGATGTGGTGCGATCAGCTCTGGGGCAGGGTGAGAAAATTTCGGAGAATACCATTGATAACTTGCTCTTGGCGCCGAACAAAATAGTCATACCCGAGCGTTACATACCAGAAACA ACGCCCGAACTGTCGCCGGAGGAGAAGAAACGCCGTCAGGAGAAGGTCGAGTCCATCAAGAAAATGCTGGCCGAAGCCCCCATTAGCAGCAAC gaaaATGAGAGCCTGCCGCCGAGCAAACTCAACGCTGAGAAGAAACAACGCGAGCACCTGTTGCAGCTCAACCAAATCCTGGCCCAGCAGGTGATGCAAGTCAGCAAGATCGTAGCCG AAAAAGCAATGGCCGAAAAAGCAaaccaggaggaggaggacgagctGCGACCGGAGTCACCAAGCGAACCACTGCCGATATTCCAGCAACGCGACAATTTTTATAGCtaa